A segment of the Streptomyces sp. NBC_00597 genome:
GTTGATGGAGCGGCTCGGGTACGCGGCGTACGGGGTGCAGGGCGGCGACTGGGGCGCGGCCGTTTCGCGGGAGCTCGGGAGGAGCCGGCCGGGGAACGTGCTGGGGGTGCACCTGAACCTGTTGCCCGGGGGAGGGGCGACCGAGGAGCCGCGGGCCGAGGAGCTGGCCGGGCTGAGTGCCGCCGAACGGGAGCGGACGCTGGCTTCGTGGGAGAGGTTCCGGGTCTGGTCGCGGGAGCGGCAGGGGTACGCCGACATCCAGGCGACCCGGCCGCAGACCCTCGCGTACGGGCTGAACGACTCGCCGGTCGGGCTGCTCGCCTGGATCGGGGAGAAGTTCGCCGAGTGGAGCGACCCCGGGTGCCCGATCGACCGGGACCAGATGCTGACCAATGTGATGCTGTACTGGCTGACCGGGACGGCCGGGTCGGCTGCCCGGATCTACTACGAGCGCGCGCACGCCGACTACTACGGGCTGCCGCCCGAGGTGTCGGCCACGCCGACCGCACTGGCCGACTTCCCGCGGGACAACTTCATCCCGCTGCGGCACGTCGCCGCGCGCACCGACACGATCGTGCGCTGGACCTCGTTCGACCGGGGCGGCCACTTCCCGGCGATGGAGGTGCCGGAGCTGCTGGTCGGGGATGTCCGGGCCTTCTTCCGGCAGCTGCGGTCCGGCATCTGAAATGCCGTGCACGGGTCGCCGTACGGCTGTGATGATCGCCCGATGATCGACGAGCAGCGGACCCGGCCCGTACTGGTGGGCGACGAGCGCGCCACCTTGACCAGCATCCTGCAGTGGCAGCGGGACACCCTGATGATGAAGTGCGCCGGGCTGACGGACGAGCAGCTGCGGCGCAGGGCCGTCGCGCCGTCCGGGCTGAGCCTGATCGGGCTGGTGCGGCACCTGGCGGAGGTCGAGCGCGGCTGGTTCCGCAACGTCCTGAACGGCGAGGACGTGCGCGGCTACTTCCCGAAGAACGAGGCCGGGCAGTGGACGGAGTTCCACGTCGACGACGCGGACCCGGCCGAGTCGTTCAGGATCTGGGAAGAGGCCTGCGCGCGGTCCCGGGCGATCGTCGAAGCCGCCGAGTCGCTCGACGTGCAGGGGCACTTCGGCGACCAGGCGTACTCGCTGCACTACGTCCTGGCCCACATGATCGAGGAGTACGCCCGGCACAACGGGCACGCGGACCTGTTGCGCGAGGCGATCGACGGGGTGACGGGGGAGTAGGCGGCCCTGGTACGGCCCTCATGGGTTGGGTGTGGTGCTCGTGGCGTCCAGGGCGGTGAGGGCCACCGGCCACGGGAAGTGGGGCGGGGCGTCGGGGCCGGCAGGGCCGGGGACGAAACCGTCGTCGCCGTAGAGGACGGTGACGCCGGCACCGCGCAGGGTGGCCAGGGACTGGTCGAACTGCGGGTGTGCGGCGAGCGCCGCGTTCGTGCAGGGCATGGTGACGACGGGGGTGCCCTTGCCGATCGCCTCGGCGGCGACGCCGACGGCGAAGCGGTCGGTGAGGCCGAGGGCCCAGGCGTTGAGGGAGTTGAAGGTGGCCGGGGCGAAGAGCAGCGCGTCGGCAGCAGGCCATACGTCGGGCTCGCCGGGAAGCTTGTACTGCCAGCGCACGGGGTGCCCGGTCAGGGCGGCCAGGCCGTCGAGGCTTCCGGCGACCCAGTGCGCGGCGGCCGGGGTGAGGCCGAGACAGACGTCCCAGCCGCGGGACTGGGCGTCCTCGATCACATGGGCCACGTCGAAGACGGGCGGGGCGGCAGAACAGAGCAGGTAGAGCGTCCTCGTGGGGGTCATGCGGACATGTGATCACATTGCTTGATCTCGACCATAGTTGAGGCTGCGTGATCGGCCATATGTGAGCGACCGGGTTTCATCCCGACGCGGTCGAGGAAACGGGTCAGGACGGCGTGGAAGGCCCCGGGGCTGTCGAGGTGGACGTCGTGAGCGGCGCCCGGTACGGAGACGGCCGTCGTGGAAGGGCCCGGCGGGGTCAGCATGCGCTGTGATTCCTCCGGCGGAACGATCCCCTTCTCGCCGATCACGAGCAGGACCGGGCAGGCGACCCGCTGCCACTCGGGCCACCAGGCGCGGGTGGTGTTCTCCGTGATGGCGGCGACCATGACGTCCCGCTCGAAGCGGGGGTACCAGCCGTCCGCCTGCTGCTCCAGGCCGGCCGCCCAGGCCTCGCTGCCGAGGAACTCGCGTGCTGCGTCGAGCGTGGGGAACGGGAGCGGCCAGGAGTCGAGCATGGCGCCGATCCGGTTCGGGGTGGCGGGGTCGGCGGCAGCGGGGCCCGCTTCGACCAGGACGAGGGCGCGGACCAGGTCCGGGTGGGCGGCCGCGGTGAGCAGGGCGGTGTGCCCGCCGAGGGACTGGCCGATGAGGACCGCGGGGTCCAGACCGAGTTGCGTGGTGACGGCGAGGACGTCCGCGACGTGGGCCGCGCGGGAGACGTCCGCCGGGCGGCGTTCGCTCGCGCCGTGGCCGCGCTGGTCCACCGCCACCACGCGGTGGTGCGGGGAGAGGTGTTCGGCGGCTGCGTCCCATTCGCCGGCGTGACCTGCCAGGCCGTGCAGGAAGACGACGGGGACGCCGGTGCCGCCCCAGTCCCGGCAGGAGAGGCGGATACCGTCCGGGGGACTGGTGACGATGCGTTCGGTCCAGGTCATCGGGACATCATCCGAGATCTTTCCGGTGATCGGCGATGAGTTTCGGTCGGGAAGCACGTCTACCTTCTGACAGCGGAACACGACGTACGTACCGACCGACAGGAGCACCGCAGAGATGAGCGAGCCGGTGAAGGGCCCTGCCAGCTACTTCCCTTCGATCGAGAAGAAGTACGGACGCCCCGTCGCGCAATGGAAGGACCTGATCCGGTCCTCGCCGCTCACCAAGCACATGGAGCTCGTCTCCTGGCTCAAGACGGAGCACGGCATGGGCCACGGCCACGCCAACGCCCTCGTCGCGCACACCCTCGGCGAGGACGCCGGCCGCGCCTGAGCGCCTCGACCGCGGCGTGGACGCACGCGTATGCGGTTGAGCTTTTCGGCGATGTTCCGTCTCGCCGGTGCCGGCTTCACTGGAGGCATGACACAGACACCGCAGGCATCGCAGGCACGGCCCCTCGTCATCGGGGGCAACGGCAAGACCGGCCGCCGCGTCGCGCAGAAGCTCGACCTCCTGGGCATCCCGGTGCGCATCGGCTCGCGCACCGGGGCCCCCGCCTTCGACTGGAACGCCCCCGTCACCTGGGAGCCGGCGCTGGAGGGCGTCGACCGGGTGTACGTGACCTACTACCCCGACCTGGCCTTCCCGGGGGCCGCCGAGCAGATCGGCGCGTTCTCAGAGGCGGCCGTCGCCGCCGGTGCGCGCCGCCTGGTCCTGCTGTCCGG
Coding sequences within it:
- a CDS encoding epoxide hydrolase family protein; amino-acid sequence: MGDLGDWAQAFRVDVAEHELKDLAERLDRVRWPDELPGVGRAYGMPLGEVRELVRYWRDGYDWRAAEARLNEWPQYTTVIDGAQVHFAHLRSPEAGATPLLMTHGWPGSFVEFQRVAGPLTDPRAHGGDPADAFHLVLPHIPGFGLSGPTRESGWEFKRTARAFGVLMERLGYAAYGVQGGDWGAAVSRELGRSRPGNVLGVHLNLLPGGGATEEPRAEELAGLSAAERERTLASWERFRVWSRERQGYADIQATRPQTLAYGLNDSPVGLLAWIGEKFAEWSDPGCPIDRDQMLTNVMLYWLTGTAGSAARIYYERAHADYYGLPPEVSATPTALADFPRDNFIPLRHVAARTDTIVRWTSFDRGGHFPAMEVPELLVGDVRAFFRQLRSGI
- a CDS encoding DinB family protein, with product MIDEQRTRPVLVGDERATLTSILQWQRDTLMMKCAGLTDEQLRRRAVAPSGLSLIGLVRHLAEVERGWFRNVLNGEDVRGYFPKNEAGQWTEFHVDDADPAESFRIWEEACARSRAIVEAAESLDVQGHFGDQAYSLHYVLAHMIEEYARHNGHADLLREAIDGVTGE
- a CDS encoding flavoprotein, which gives rise to MTPTRTLYLLCSAAPPVFDVAHVIEDAQSRGWDVCLGLTPAAAHWVAGSLDGLAALTGHPVRWQYKLPGEPDVWPAADALLFAPATFNSLNAWALGLTDRFAVGVAAEAIGKGTPVVTMPCTNAALAAHPQFDQSLATLRGAGVTVLYGDDGFVPGPAGPDAPPHFPWPVALTALDATSTTPNP
- a CDS encoding alpha/beta hydrolase, translating into MTWTERIVTSPPDGIRLSCRDWGGTGVPVVFLHGLAGHAGEWDAAAEHLSPHHRVVAVDQRGHGASERRPADVSRAAHVADVLAVTTQLGLDPAVLIGQSLGGHTALLTAAAHPDLVRALVLVEAGPAAADPATPNRIGAMLDSWPLPFPTLDAAREFLGSEAWAAGLEQQADGWYPRFERDVMVAAITENTTRAWWPEWQRVACPVLLVIGEKGIVPPEESQRMLTPPGPSTTAVSVPGAAHDVHLDSPGAFHAVLTRFLDRVGMKPGRSHMADHAASTMVEIKQCDHMSA
- a CDS encoding DUF4287 domain-containing protein, coding for MSEPVKGPASYFPSIEKKYGRPVAQWKDLIRSSPLTKHMELVSWLKTEHGMGHGHANALVAHTLGEDAGRA